In Odontesthes bonariensis isolate fOdoBon6 chromosome 9, fOdoBon6.hap1, whole genome shotgun sequence, the following proteins share a genomic window:
- the mab21l1 gene encoding putative nucleotidyltransferase MAB21L1 — translation MIAAQAKLVYHLNKYYNEKCQSRKAAISKTIREVCKVVSDVLKEVEVQEPRFISSLSEMDNRFEGLEVISPTEFEVVLYLNQMGVFNFVDDGSLPGCAVLKLSDGRKRSMSLWVEFITASGYLSARKIRSRFQTLVAQAVDKCSYRDVVKMIADTSEVKLRIRDRYVVQITPAFKCTGIWPRSAAHWPLPHIPWPGPNRVAEVKAEGFNLLSKECYSLNGKQSSAESDAWVLQFAEAENRLLLGGCRKKCLSVLKALRDRHLELPGQPLNNYHMKTLVSYECEKHPRESDWDENCLGDRLNGILLQLISCLQCRRCPHYFLPNLDLFQGKPHSALENAAKQTWRLAREILTNPKSLEKL, via the coding sequence ATGATAGCCGCGCAGGCAAAGTTGGTGTATCACCTCAACAAATATTACAACGAGAAATGTCAGTCTCGAAAGGCAGCCATCTCCAAGACCATTCGGGAGGTGTGCAAGGTGGTTTCGGATGTCCTAaaggaggtggaggtgcaggagCCCCGTTTTATCAGCTCGCTTAGCGAGATGGATAATCGTTTCGAGGGACTGGAGGTCATTTCACCCACCGAGTTCGAGGTCGTACTCTATCTGAATCAGATGGGAGTATTCAACTTTGTAGACGACGGCTCTCTCCCAGGCTGCGCCGTCCTCAAGCTCAGCGATGGCCGCAAAAGAAGTATGTCTCTCTGGGTAGAATTCATCACAGCCTCCGGTTACCTCTCAGCGCGCAAGATCCGGTCGAGATTTCAGACACTGGTGGCGCAGGCAGTAGATAAATGCAGCTACAGAGATGTTGTCAAAATGATCGCTGACACAAGTGAGGTGAAATTGCGTATTAGAGACAGATATGTGGTGCAAATCACGCCGGCTTTCAAGTGCACTGGCATCTGGCCACGAAGCGCTGCGCACTGGCCTCTGCCTCACATCCCCTGGCCGGGACCGAACAGAGTGGCAGAAGTCAAAGCGGAGGGTTTCAATCTATTATCCAAAGAGTGCTACTCCCTGAACGGCAAGCAGAGCTCAGCAGAGAGCGATGCCTGGGTCTTGCAGTTTGCCGAGGCCGAGAACCGGCTCCTCCTGGGCGGATGCAGGAAGAAATGCTTGTCAGTCCTCAAAGCGTTACGAGACCGGCACCTCGAACTGCCTGGACAACCTCTGAACAACTACCACATGAAAACTTTGGTTTCCTACGAGTGTGAGAAACATCCCAGGGAGTCGGACTGGGATGAGAACTGCCTCGGCGACCGCCTGAACGGGATACTATTGCAGCTTATTTCGTGTTTGCAGTGCAGAAGGTGCCCGCATTATTTCCTGCCTAATTTAGACCTCTTCCAAGGAAAACCTCACTCTGCTCTAGAAAACGCAGCCAAACAGACTTGGCGACTGGCAAGAGAAATACTGACCAACCCCAAAAGCTTGGAGAAACTCTGa